One genomic window of Anas acuta chromosome 14, bAnaAcu1.1, whole genome shotgun sequence includes the following:
- the LOC137864440 gene encoding protocadherin gamma-C3-like isoform X4: MNGVAARSRGVTTGKVLSLWLLLGASSWASAAIRYAIPEEARRGSAVGNVAADLALDPARLSGRRPRVVSGGSRRFFAVDPGSGALLVSERIDREELCGALSPCSLSFEIVLEKPLELYSGAVEIQDINDNDPVFPSGQARLEISESVAAGARFPLESAQDPDVGINSLQTYQLSANPHFVLDVQTRGDGSKYAELVLEKELDREEQRELHLVLTALDGGSPPRSAHVQIHIDVVDSNDNAPVFNQSTYKASVRENTPSGTLVAKISAYDLDDGPNGDIVYSFSSHTPAKVRELFALDSATGELRVKGQLDYEETKLHEVYLQAKDKGAVPGVAHCKVLVEVVDVNDNAPEVTVTSVYSPVPEDAAPGTVVALLSVTDLDSRDNGLVNCFISPGIPFTLSSSLKNYYTLKTKAALDREEASEYNITVTARDSGSPPLSVVKQILVRVSDVNDNAPKSSQDFYDVYVLENNVPGIPILNVSATDPDLGRNGHLTYSLLQGDTTVGHLFSINRESGTLYLLTSLDHEDQVEFSMTVQVQDGGSPPLATNLSVSVFVTDLNDNAPTVLYPLPNSTSSYTDVVAPGTPAGHMVTKVVAVDADAGYNAWISYTLLQATDPTLFSVGLHSGEIFTTRQIQEDEAPQHTLVILLKDHGEPALSASATVSISVAERVKEALTDLTDMVPAHDPRRHVTFYLILAVILVSAAFFITIVSVGIFKCYKWRQSKELFNSSRSTLYRTPGPFHHVDAVRGGFMPPNFYHQVYLTTDSRQSDLLCKKPFTSSPLGSRQNTMRNGEPGPYHQIVGTTSRLPTPTEQAQPNTDWRFSQTQRPGTSGSQNGEEGGAWPNNQFDTEMLQAMILASANEAADGNSTLGGGTGTMGLSARYGPQFTLQHVPDYRQNVYIPGSTATLTNAAGKSNAKGSSGGNKKKSGKKEKEKK, encoded by the exons ATGAACGGCGTCGCCGCACGGAGCCGCGGGGTGACGACGGGGAAGGTACTGAGCCTCTGGCTTTTGCTCGGCGCTTCCTCCTGGGCTTCCGCCGCCATCCGCTATGCGATTCCCGAGGAGGCGCGGAGAGGCTCCGCCGTGGGGAACGTGGCGGCCGACCTGGCGCTGGACCCGGCGCGGCTCTCTGGGCGCCGGCCGCGGGTGGTGTCCGGCGGCAGCAGGAGGTTCTTCGCGGTGGATCCCGGGAGCGGCGCGCTGCTGGTGAGCGAGCGGATCGACCGCGAGGAGCTGTGCGGAGCgctctccccctgctccctgagCTTTGAGATCGTGCTGGAGAAACCGCTGGAGCTGTACAGCGGCGCCGTGGAGATACAGGACATCAACGACAACGACCCGGTTTTTCCCAGCGGCCAGGCGAGGCTGGAAATCAGCGAGTCGGTGGCGGCCGGGGCGCGCTTCCCGCTAGAGAGCGCGCAAGACCCCGATGTGGGGATTAACTCTTTGCAGACCTACCAGCTGAGTGCCAACCCGCACTTCGTGCTGGATGTGCAGACGAGGGGGGATGGCAGCAAGTATGCAGAGCTGGTGTTAGAGAAGGAGCTGGACAGGGAGGAGCAGCGGGAGCTGCACTTGGTCTTGACTGCGCTGGATGGAGGCAGCCCGCCACGCTCGGCCCACGTGCAGATCCACATCGACGTCGTGGACTCGAATGATAACGCCCCGGTCTTCAACCAGTCCACCTACAAGGCAAGTGTGAGGGAGAACACTCCCAGTGGCACCCTGGTCGCCAAGATCAGTGCCTACGACCTGGACGATGGGCCCAACGGAGACATCGTCTACTCCTTCAGCAGCCACACGCCAGCCAAGGTACGAGAGCTCTTTGCTCTGGACTCAGCCACAGGGGAGCTGAGGGTCAAGGGGCAGCTGGACTATGAGGAAACAAAGCTGCACGAGGTTTACTTACAGGCTAAGGACAAGGGTGCTGTTCCTGGCGTAGCTCATTGCAAAGTGCTGGTGGAAGTCGTGGATGTGAATGATAACGCTCCAGAGGTGACGGTGACTTCTGTGTACAGCCCTGTGCCTGAGGACGCTGCCCCAGGGACGGTCGTAGCTCTTCTGAGTGTAACAGACTTGGACTCCCGAGACAACGGTCTGGTGAACTGCTTTATTTCCCCTGGGATCCCATTCACGCTTAGCTCCTCTCTCAAAAATTATTACACATTGAAAACCAAAGCAGCTCTGGACCGGGAAGAGGCATCTGAGTACAACATCACTGTCACAGCCAGGGACTCGGGCTCACCACCCTTGTCTGTGGTAAAACAGATTCTGGTGCGGGTGTCAGATGTTAATGACAACGCACCCAAGTCTTCCCAGGACTTCTATGATGTGTACGTGCTGGAGAACAACGTGCCCGGCATCCCCATTCTTAATGTGAGCGCCACAGACCCTGACCTGGGGCGCAACGGCCACCTCACCTATTCCCTCCTGCAGGGTGACACCACCGTGGGTCATCTCTTCTCCATCAACCGGGAGAGTGGCACCCTCTATCTGCTGACCTCCCTGGACCATGAGGACCAGGTGGAGTTCAGCATGACAGTGCAGGTCCAGGATGGTGGCTCTCCACCTCTGGCCACCAACCTCTCGGTCAGTGTGTTTGTCACTGACCTCAACGACAATGCCCCCACTGTGCTGTACCCTCTCCCCAACTCCACCTCTTCCTATACTGATGTGGTGGCACCAGGTACTCCTGCGGGCCACATGGTCACCAAGGTGGTGGCGGTGGACGCAGATGCAGGGTACAATGCCTGGATCTCCTACACCCTGTTGCAGGCCACTGACCCAACCCTCTTCTCAGTTGGGCTGCACAGTGGGGAGATCTTCACAACCCGCCAGATCCAGGAGGATGAGGCTCCTCAGCACACGTTGGTCATCCTGCTGAAGGACCATGGGGAGCCTGCACTGTCTGCCAGTGCCACTGTCTCCATCTCCGTGGCTGAGAGGGTCAAGGAGGCGCTCACCGACCTCACTGACATGGTGCCTGCACACGACCCCAGGAGGCACGTGACTTTCTATCTCATCTTGGCTGTGATTTTGGTCTCAGCTGCTTTCTTCATCACCATAGTGTCGGTGGGCATCTTCAAGTGCTACAAGTGGAGGCAGTCAAAGGAGCTGTTCAACAGCTCCAGGAGCACCCTGTACAGGACACCAGGGCCCTTCCACCACGTTGATGCGGTGCGAGGTGGTTTCATGCCGCCCAACTTCTACCACCAGGTCTATCTCACCACGGACTCTCGTCAGAGTGATCTCCTGTGTAAAAAACCCTTCACTTCCAGCCCGCTGGGGAGCCGCCAGAACACCATGAGGAATGGTGAGCCAGGACCATACCACCAGATTGTGGGCACCACCAGCCGGCTCCCCACACCCACCGAG caagCTCAGCCTAACACAGACTGGCGCTTCTCTCAGACCCAGAGACCTGGAACGAGTGG ctCCCAGAATGGAGAGGAAGGTGGAGCCTGGCCGAACAACCAGTTTGACACGGAGATGCTGCAAGCCATGATCCTGGCGTCGGCAAACG
- the LOC137864440 gene encoding protocadherin gamma-C5-like isoform X2, with product MRVNMESISLQRPAWKWQVLSLFSLCGWGWVSGQIRYSVVEESEVGTVVGNMAQDLGLKVEELPGRRLRLGSEENLRHFAVRLDTGALVVSERLDRERLCGAAASCVLSVQVVTENPLQLFRLEVEILDVNDNSPSFPTAHRSLRIAESAAVAARFPLESAQDPDVGTNAVGSYRLSPNSHFSLDVKQLQDGKLFPELVLERALDREEQPELQLVLTAVDGGSPSRSGTAQITVQVQDINDNAPTFDRATYKVQVLENTPVGALLLRLNASDPDEGPNGETQYSFGVHTSDTVRRLFALDPHSGEVRVSGALDFEESPFYEIHVRARDGGVPEMEGHCVLRVEVEDANDNPPEVLLTSLLNPVPEDTPLETVVGLFNVRDRDSGANGVVSLEISPNVPFAIRSLQNHYSLVTREYLDRESTLQYTVDLTAQDGGSPALTTRLTLLLNISDVNDNPPRFLQPSYDAFLPENSPPGSLLCTVSASDPDDGDNSRLVYSIEGGHVQGAPASSYVHINPDNGNLYAQRPFDFELLQVLPVSVAVRDSGSPPLRANVTVYIFVLDQNDHPPTILHPASDGDVPAPQRVPLSAPPGYLVTKVTAVDADAGYNAWLSYRLLPQSTDPSLFHVSLYTGEVRTARNLRDTDVAAQQVLVLVSDNGEPPLSTTVTISVALEEETLEESYKPRDFLAGTKEKPDLTLYLIIALAAVSTVALATVTLLAARCLRRRGRAAASPCCCWLSESPSRDFFKHSSPKLQLSSDGTLKYMEVTLRPTDSQSQCYGTCFSPGSDRSDFTFLRPCPPPGTLPRETGAFLSATGTLQDPGQQAQPNTDWRFSQTQRPGTSGSQNGEEGGAWPNNQFDTEMLQAMILASANEAADGNSTLGGGTGTMGLSARYGPQFTLQHVPDYRQNVYIPGSTATLTNAAGKSNAKGSSGGNKKKSGKKEKEKK from the exons ATGCGTGTGAACATGGAGAGCATCAGCCTCCAGCGACCCGCCTGGAAATGGCAAGTACTGAGTTTGTTTTCGCTCTGCGGCTGGGGCTGGGTCTCCGGGCAGATCCGCTACTCGGTGGTTGAGGAGTCAGAGGTGGGGACCGTGGTGGGGAACATGGCCCAGGACCTGGGCTTGAAGGTGGAGGAGCTGCCAGGCCGCAGGCTGCGCCTGGGCTCGGAGGAGAACCTGCGCCACTTCGCCGTGCGCCTGGACACCGGCGCGCTGGTGGTGAGCGAGCGGCTGGACCGGGAGCGCCTgtgtggagctgctgccagctgtgtgCTGTCAGTGCAGGTGGTGACAGAGAATCCCCTGCAGCTCTTCCGCCTCGAAGTGGAGATCCTGGACGTGAATGACAACTCCCCCAGCTTCCCCACCGCCCACCGCAGCCTGCGCATCGCCGAGTCCGCCGCAGTGGCTGCGCGCTTCCCCTTGGAGAGCGCGCAGGACCCCGACGTGGGCACCAACGCCGTGGGCTCCTACCGGCTGAGCCCCAACTCCCACTTCTCCCTGGACGTCAAACAGCTGCAGGATGGCAAACTCTTCCcggagctggtgctggagcgTGCCCTGGACCGGGAAGAGCAGCCAGAACTGCAGCTGGTGCTGACGGCCGTGGACGGGGGCAGCCCGTCCCGCTCGGGCACAGCGCAGATAACAGTCCAGGTCCAGGACATCAATGACAATGCACCCACTTTTGACCGTGCCACATACAAGGTGCAAGTCCTGGAAAACACACCTGTGGGGGCCCTGCTCCTCCGGCTCAATGCGTCGGACCCTGATGAGGGCCCAAATGGGGAGACACAATACTCCTTTGGGGTGCACACCTCCGACACAGTCCGGAGGCTCTTTGCCCTGGACCCCCACAGTGGTGAGGTGCGGGTGAGTGGGGCGCTGGACTTTGAGGAATCACCCTTCTACGAGATCCACGTGCGAGCCCGCGATGGTGGTGTGCCGGAGATGGAGGGGCACTGCGTGCTGCGGGTAGAGGTGGAGGATGCCAACGACAACCCCCCGGAGGTGCTGCTCACCTCCCTGCTGAACCCAGTGCCAGAAGACACCCCACTGGAGACCGTCGTGGGGCTCTTCAATGTGCGGGACCGAGACTCAGGGGCCAACGGGGTTGTGAGCCTGGAAATCTCCCCCAATGTGCCGTTTGCCATCAGGTCCCTGCAGAACCACTACTCCCTGGTCACCCGGGAGTACCTGGATCGAGAGTCCACCTTGCAGTACACAGTGGATCTGACCGCCCAGGATGGAGGGTCTCCTGCCCTCACCACAAGGCTCACGCTACTCCTCAACATATCCGACGTGAATGACAATCCACCACGCTTCTTGCAGCCCTCCTACGACGCCTTCCTCCCAGAGAACAGcccaccaggctccctgctCTGCACGGTCTCCGCTTCGGACCCCGATGATGGGGACAACTCCCGTCTTGTTTACTCCATAGAGGGTGGCCACGTGCAGGGTGCCCCTGCCTCTTCCTATGTCCACATCAACCCTGACAATGGCAACCTCTATGCTCAGCGCCCCTTCGACTTCGAGCTGCTGCAGGTTCTGCCGGTCTCGGTGGCCGTGCGAGACTCGGGGTCCCCCCCTCTCCGTGCCAACGTTACAGTCTACATCTTTGTGCTGGACCAGAACGACCACCCCCCCACCATCCTGCACCCAGCCAGCGATGGTGATGTCCCAGCACCCCAGAGGGTCCCGCTGTCTGCCCCACCAGGCTACCTGGTGACCAAGGTGACAGCGGTGGATGCAGATGCCGGGTACAACGCCTGGCTCTCATACCGCCTGCTGCCGCAGTCCACCGACCCCTCCTTGTTCCACGTGTCCCTGTACACCGGGGAGGTGCGGACGGCACGCAACCTGCGGGACACCGACGTGGCGGCGCAGCAGGTCCTCGTCCTGGTGTCTGACAACGGCGAGCCACCGCTCTCCACCACTGTCACCATCAGCGTGGCCCTGGAGGAGGAGACCTTGGAGGAGAGCTACAAGCCTCGGGATTTCCTGGCTGGTACCAAGGAGAAGCCGGACCTGACCCTCTACCTGATCATCGCATTGGCAGCCGTTAGCACCGTGGCACTTGCCACCGTCACCCTCCTCGCTGCCCGGTGCCTGCGCCGCAGGGGCCGTGCCGCCGcctcgccctgctgctgctggctgagcgAGTCGCCGTCCCGGGACTTCTTCAAGCACTCCAGCCCgaagctgcagctcagctccgACGGCACCCTCAAGTACATGGAGGTCACCCTGCGGCCCACCGACTCCCAGAGCCAGTGCTACGGCACCTGCTTCTCTCCCGGCTCCGACCGGAGCGACTTCACCTTCCTGcgcccctgcccgccccccgGCACCCTCCCGAGGGAAACCGGGGCTTTCCTCTCCGCTACCGGCACCCTGCAGGACCCCGGCCAG caagCTCAGCCTAACACAGACTGGCGCTTCTCTCAGACCCAGAGACCTGGAACGAGTGG ctCCCAGAATGGAGAGGAAGGTGGAGCCTGGCCGAACAACCAGTTTGACACGGAGATGCTGCAAGCCATGATCCTGGCGTCGGCAAACG
- the LOC137864440 gene encoding protocadherin gamma-C5-like isoform X7: MVSERIDREQLCGQNARCFLHLKLAIENPVEFYRIEVEILDINDNPPEFPSDDVSLRIYELASLGARFPIQPAQDPDVGTNTLQTYHLSANENFNLNVKARTDGGKFPELVLERALDRELRAFHRLVLTAEDGGSPPKSSKMHITIQVLDANDNHPVFDRPSYGARLVENSPLGTLVVKLNATDVDEGPNGDIRYSLSSHNSAALRQIFAIDEQTGEIRVQGNLDFEEATVYEIEVEAKDMGSPTMEEHCSVVVEITDVNDNAPEVILTSFSSSLSEDAPPGTVVAVIHVRDRDSGEQGKVQCHVSPDLPFQLRKDYEHQYSLLTSSRLDREHVAYYNVTVSASDLGSPPLSRHTILPIALADVNDNAPQFEQASYEVLVAENNPVGSVLVTISAVDPDSEQNSRLSYSILRAGGTDPGLDPTRYLSIHPTSGQISTKLPFDYEQTTYLQFHVEVSDGGSPALRNRTLVHVFIADQNDNAPRVHFPRVGEDSTTQLRISPSTAPPALITKVVAIDADSGRNAWLSYHLVEATEPGLFSVALRSGEIRITRALQETDASAHELLVVVRDAGEPPLSTAVTLVVLVEERGPEALQGSEAQGTDGGGLPTITLYLIVSLVLISTVSLVGLAVLGVRCLRRGPVPTTQGCCVESVATLHPPPSHIFGHLHYEPKQGDTVMGVQVTATAPPAPRYRSCFSPVSDISEFVFVKPSVGAAGANPPEPSEQAQPNTDWRFSQTQRPGTSGSQNGEEGGAWPNNQFDTEMLQAMILASANEAADGNSTLGGGTGTMGLSARYGPQFTLQHVPDYRQNVYIPGSTATLTNAAGKSNAKGSSGGNKKKSGKKEKEKK; the protein is encoded by the exons ATGGTCAGTGAGCGGATAGACCGGGAGCAGCTCTGCGGGCAGAACGCCCGCTGCTTCCTCCACCTGAAACTCGCCATTGAGAACCCCGTGGAGTTTTACCGCATTGAGGTGGAGATCCTGGATATCAACGACAACCCCCCGGAGTTCCCCAGCGATGATGTGTCCTTGCGCATCTACGAGCTGGCGTCCCTGGGTGCCCGCTTCCCCATCCAGCCTGCCCAGGACCCCGATGTGGGCACCAACACCTTGCAGACCTACCACCTGAGTGCCAACGAGAATTTCAACCTCAATGTGAAGGCGCGCACAGATGGTGGGAAGTTCCCTGAGCTAGTACTGGAGAGGGCCTTGGACCGGGAACTCAGAGCTTTCCACCGCCTCGTCCTGACCGCCGAGGACGGGGGCTCCCCTCCCAAGTCCAGTAAGATGCACATCACCATTCAGGTCCTGGATGCCAATGACAACCACCCAGTCTTTGACAGACCATCATATGGAGCCCGCTTGGTGGAGAACTCGCCGCTCGGCACCCTCGTGGTGAAGCTAAATGCCACCGATGTGGATGAAGGGCCCAATGGAGACATCCGTTACTCCCTCAGCAGCCACAACTCAGCTGCCTTACGCCAGATCTTTGCCATTGACGAGCAAACTGGGGAGATCCGTGTCCAGGGCAATCTGGACTTTGAGGAGGCAACGGTGTATGAGATCGAAGTGGAAGCCAAGGACATGGGGTCGCCCACGATGGAAGAGCACTGCAGCGTGGTGGTGGAAATCACTGATGTGAATGACAATGCCCCCGAGGTCATTCTTacctccttctccagctccctgaGTGAGGATGCACCACCAGGCACGGTGGTGGCTGTCATACACGTCAGAGACAGGGACTCCGGTGAGCAGGGCAAGGTCCAATGTCATGTGTCTCCAGATCTTCCCTTCCAGCTGCGCAAGGACTACGAGCACCAGTACTCACTGCTAACCAGCAGCCGGTTGGACCGGGAGCACGTTGCCTACTACAACGTCACTGTCTCAGCCTCGGATCTGGGCAGTCCCCCACTCTCCCGCCACACCATCTTGCCCATTGCCCTGGCAGATGTCAATGACAACGCGCCCCAGTTTGAGCAAGCATCCTATGAAGTGCTGGTGGCAGAAAACAACCCGGTGGGCAGCGTGCTGGTTACCATCTCTGCTGTTGACCCCGACTCGGAGCAGAACTCCCGCCTCTCCTACTCCATCCTGCGAGCTGGTGGGACAGATCCAGGCCTGGATCCAACTCGCTACCTCTCCATACACCCCACAAGTGGCCAGATCTCAACCAAACTCCCCTTTGACTATGAGCAAACCACCTATCTCCAGTTCCACGTAGAGGTCTCTGATGGTGGCTCCCCGGCCCTGAGGAACAGGACACTGGTTCACGTTTTTATCGCGGACCAGAATGACAACGCCCCACGGGTGCATTTCCCCAGGGTCGGGGAGGACTCCACCACCCAGTTGCGAATCTCCCCCTCCACTGCCCCTCCTGCTCTCATCACCAAGGTGGTGGCCATAGATGCGGACTCGGGGCGCAATGCCTGGCTCTCCTACCACCTCGTGGAAGCCACTGAGCCGGGGCTCTTCAGCGTGGCCCTGCGCTCTGGGGAGATCCGGATCACCCGGGCCCTGCAGGAGACGGATGCTTCTGCACATGAACTGCTGGTGGTGGTCCGGGACGCCGGGGAGCCCCCGCTCTCCACAGCTGTCAcactggtggtgctggtggaggagcGGGGCCCCGAGGCCCTGCAGGGCTCCGAGGCTCAGGGCACAGACGGCGGGGGCTTGCCTACCATCACGCTTTATCTGATCGTTTCCCTGGTGCTCATCTCCACTGTCTCGCTGGTGGGACTGGCGGTGCTGGGTGTGCGGTGTCTGCGTCGGGGCCCTGTGCCCACCACCCAGGGCTGCTGCGTGGAGAGCGTGGCCACGCTTCATCCCCCTCCCAGCCACATTTTTGGGCACTTGCACTACGAGCCCAAGCAAGGGGACACGGTGATGGGCGTCCAGGTGACAGCCACGGCACCCCCTGCCCCGCGTTACCGCTCCTGCTTTTCGCCCGTCTCTGACATCAGCGAATTCGTGTTTGTGAAACCCTCCGTGGGTGCAGCCGGTGCGAACCCGCCGGAGCCCAGCGAG caagCTCAGCCTAACACAGACTGGCGCTTCTCTCAGACCCAGAGACCTGGAACGAGTGG ctCCCAGAATGGAGAGGAAGGTGGAGCCTGGCCGAACAACCAGTTTGACACGGAGATGCTGCAAGCCATGATCCTGGCGTCGGCAAACG
- the LOC137864440 gene encoding protocadherin gamma-C5-like isoform X5: MPRGRVLPWQLPLLLAAFFSLQPPGSAQLRYSVPEDREPGSPVGDVAKDLGVEVRSLAARNLRLVSEGERRHFQVDLVAGVLLLDSRLDREALCGQSPECSLHLQLVLENPLQLHRVEVDVLDVNDNAPQFPKPVVALEITEVANPGTRLPLEVAEDPDMGSNSISTYELSPSEHFALSINVRGDGVKMPEIVLEKALDREKVAVHHLTLTALDGGNPVKSGTAKVTIHVLDANDNPPVCDPPISKVYLEENVPVGTLVTKLNVTDLDEGPNGDVEYSFKTSNNAPGKFTRLFTLDPRTGEIRTKAPLDYEESSAYEIAVRARDKGSPAMEGHCHLRVELIDINDNSPEIVLTSLSSPVQEDATPGTVIALIGVKDSDSGDNGQVRLQIAKELPFKLVSSFKEHFSLVTNGPLDREKASGYNITVRATDSGSPPRATQKTFYLQIADINDNAPNFSTPFDTAHVQENSLPGTSVFSVSASDPDEGSNARLSYSILDSGMQDIPISSYFRIDPDNGTIYTVRALDYEQDKMFQVPVEVKDAGSPALSSTAVVHVFILDQNDNAPTIVYPSVPKGSAFHQTIPSVAEPGYLVTKIVAVDADSGHNAWLSYQLQETAEAVPFLVERRSGEIRVAEALRETEVPHRLVVEVRDNGTPSLSASVVIVISPEEDGVQDFAKSLDLPKSSPKDTNLTLYLIISLVSISLVSCVMFAVAAARCLKAGSGSWTFVGCCRGSARKPTSHFHGQLKPDGFIKYLDVGGAGLTSQGRNYTSCFSPMSEQSDFLFVKPFSHSSTAETMAAYEQVASTLASPCDGQAQPNTDWRFSQTQRPGTSGSQNGEEGGAWPNNQFDTEMLQAMILASANEAADGNSTLGGGTGTMGLSARYGPQFTLQHVPDYRQNVYIPGSTATLTNAAGKSNAKGSSGGNKKKSGKKEKEKK, translated from the exons ATGCCGAGGGGCCGGGTTCTGCCATGGCAGCTCCCGCTGCTACTCGCAGCCTTCTTCAGCCTGCAGCCGCCCGGCAGCGCCCAGCTCCGTTACTCCGTGCCCGAGGACCGAGAGCCGGGCTCGCCGGTGGGCGACGTGGCCAAGGACCTGGGGGTGGAGGTGCGGAGCCTGGCAGCTCGCAACCTGCGCCTGGTGAGCGAGGGTGAGCGGCGGCACTTCCAGGTGGACCTGGTGGCGGGCGTGCTGCTCCTCGACAGCCGGCTGGACCGCGAGGCGTTGTGCGGGCAGAGCCCCGAGTGCTCGCTGCACCTCCAGCTCGTCCTGGAGAATCCCCTCCAGCTCCACCGCGTCGAGGTGGACGTCCTCGATGTCAACGACAACGCGCCGCAGTTCCCCAAGCCAGTGGTGGCCTTGGAGATCACTGAGGTGGCCAACCCCGGGACTCGGCTGCCACTGGAGGTGGCGGAAGACCCGGATATGGGCTCCAACTCCATCTCCACCTATGAGCTCAGCCCCAGCGAGCATTTTGCCCTGAGTATCAACGTGAGAGGGGATGGCGTTAAAATGCCCGAGATTGTACTCGAAAAAGCACTGGATAGAGAAAAAGTGGCTGTTCATCACCTAACACTGACAGCCCTGGACGGAGGGAATCCGGTGAAATCTGGCACTGCTAAGGTCACCATCCACGTCCTGGATGCAAATGACAATCCTCCTGTTTGCGACCCACCCATATCCAAGGTATATCTGGAGGAGAACGTGCCAGTGGGCACTCTGGTCACCAAGCTGAATGTCACCGACCTGGATGAGGGTCCCAACGGGGATGTGGAGTATTCTTTCAAAACCAGCAATAATGCACCTGGTAAATTCACCAGGCTGTTCACCTTAGATCCCCGGACAGGGGAGATCAGAACCAAAGCCCCGCTGGATTATGAGGAATCCAGTGCTTACGAGATTGCGGTTCGAGCCCGGGACAAGGGGTCCCCGGCCATGGAAGGACACTGTCACCTGCGAGTGGAATTAATTGATATCAATGATAACAGCCCAGAGATTGTCCTGACCTCGCTCTCCAGCCCAGTGCAGGAGGATGCGACCCCAGGCACGGTGATTGCCCTTATTGGTGTCAAGGACAGTGATTCTGGTGACAACGGGCAGGTCCGTCTGCAGATAGCAAAAGAGCTCCCATTTAAACTGGTGTCATCTTTTAAAGAGCATTTCTCACTGGTCACAAATGGTCCCCTTGATCGGGAGAAGGCCAGTGGATACAACATCACTGTGAGGGCTACAGATTCAGGGTCCCCACCCAGGGCCACACAAAAAACCTTCTATCTCCAAATTGCCGACATTAATGATAATGCACCAAACTTCTCCACCCCTTTCGATACAGCTCATGTTCAGGAAAACTCTCTTCCTGGAACATCTGTCTTTTCAGTGTCGGCATCTGATCCTGATGAGGGTAGTAATGCCAGGCTGTCTTACTCCATCCTGGACAGTGGCATGCAAGACATACCTATCTCGAGCTATTTTCGAATAGACCCAGACAATGGTACTATCTATACCGTGCGGGCTCTGGACTATGAGCAGGACAAGATGTTCCAGGTGCCCGTGGAGGTGAAAGATGCTGGGtctcctgctctgagcagcactgctgtggtCCACGTGTTCATCCTGGATCAGAATGACAACGCCCCCACCATTGTCTACCCGTCCGTTCCCAAGGGTTCTGCCTTCCACCAAACCATCCCCTCCGTGGCAGAACCCGGCTATCTGGTTACCAAAATTGTAGCTGTGGACGCCGATAGTGGCCATAATGCCTGGCTGTCCTACCAGCTGCAGGAGACCGCTGAAGCTGTGCCTTTCCTCGTGGAACGCCGCTCGGGGGAGATAAGGGTCGCAGAGGCTCTCAGGGAGACAGAAGTCCCCCACCGGCTGGTGGTCGAAGTGAGGGACAATGGGACACCGTCCCTCTCGGCCTCTGTGGTGATAGTCATTTCTCCAGAGGAAGACGGCGTGCAGGACTTTGCCAAGTCCTTGGACCTCCCCAAATCTTCTCCTAAGGATACCAACTTAACACTTTACCTCATCATCTCCCTGGTGTCCATTTCCCTCGTGTCCTGTGTGATGTTCGCCGTGGCGGCTGCCCGGTGTCTGAAAGCAGGCTCTGGCAGCTGGACCTTTGTGGGCTGCTGTCGAGGGTCTGCCCGCAAGCCCACCTCCCATTTCCATGGGCAGCTGAAGCCAGATGGCTTCATCAAGTACCTGGACGTGGGAGGAGCGGGCCTGACCTCCCAGGGACGGAATTACACCTCTTGTTTCTCCCCCATGTCTGAGCAGAGCGATTTCCTCTTTGTGAAACCTTTCAGCCATTCTAGCACTGCGGAGACCATGGCTGCCTACGAGCAGGTGGCCAGCACCTTAGCAAGTCCCTGTGATGGG caagCTCAGCCTAACACAGACTGGCGCTTCTCTCAGACCCAGAGACCTGGAACGAGTGG ctCCCAGAATGGAGAGGAAGGTGGAGCCTGGCCGAACAACCAGTTTGACACGGAGATGCTGCAAGCCATGATCCTGGCGTCGGCAAACG